The Nocardia sp. XZ_19_385 genome window below encodes:
- the gcvP gene encoding aminomethyl-transferring glycine dehydrogenase: MIPTRTFADRHIGPDQGELAKILPVVGVGSLDELAGRAVPASILDEIATNGLDALPPAVSEHEALAELAALAHSNTVATTMIGLGYYDTLTPPVLVRNLLENPAWYTAYTPYQPEISQGRLEALLNFQTMVSELTGMEVANASMLDEATAAAEAMTLLQRANRKSKSVRLLVDTDLFPQTRTVLETRAEPLGIEIVEADLAGGVLPEGEFFGVLLQQPAASGRIIDAKPVIDAAHERGALVAVGADLLAMTLITPPGEQGADVCFGTTQRFGVPLGFGGPHAGYLAVHSAHARQLPGRLVGVSVDADGNTAYRLALQTREQHIRREKATSNICTAQVLLAIVAAMYASYHGPEGLRNIARRVHGHAQWLAAGLGDAVVHQSFFDTVLVKVPAGAETIVAKAKGAGINLRLVDADHVAIACDEVTTDGHVVAVLDCFGAEVPVGPEGALFHGKPRPHIENRTSEFLTAPAFTRHHTETAMLRYLRSLSDKDIALDRSMIPLGSCTMKLNATAEMEPITWPGFSRVHPYAPVEDAPGLRKLIADLEGWLCDVTGYDRVSLQPNAGSQGEYAGLLAIRRYHLDRGDTHRDTCLIPSSAHGTNAASAAMVGMRVEVVKCRENGDIDLDDLRAKIADHAERLACIMITYPSTHGVYEHEVAELCALVHEAGGQVYVDGANLNALVGLARPGKFGGDVSHLNLHKTFCIPHGGGGPGVGPVAVREHLAKYLPGNPLEAGSHAVSAAEFGSASILPITWAYIRMMGADGLRRATLTAIASANYIAKRLDEHFPVLYTGDNGMVAHECILDLREITKRTGVTVDDVAKRLADYGFHAPTMSFPVAGTLMVEPTESENLEEIDAFCDAMIAIRGEIDQVGSGVWPVEDNPLRGAPHTAECLVGEWDHPYSRETAVYPRGVGHARAKVWPSVRRIDGAYGDRNLVCSCPPMEDYED, translated from the coding sequence GTGATTCCGACCCGTACCTTCGCCGACCGTCATATCGGTCCTGACCAGGGCGAGCTCGCCAAGATCCTGCCCGTCGTCGGCGTGGGCTCGCTGGACGAACTGGCCGGTCGCGCCGTGCCCGCGAGTATCCTCGACGAGATCGCCACCAATGGCCTGGACGCGTTGCCGCCGGCCGTCTCCGAGCACGAGGCGCTGGCCGAGCTGGCCGCGCTCGCGCATTCGAACACCGTGGCCACCACCATGATCGGGCTCGGCTACTACGACACGCTCACCCCGCCGGTGCTGGTGCGCAACCTGCTCGAGAACCCGGCCTGGTACACCGCTTACACCCCGTACCAGCCGGAGATCTCGCAAGGCCGCCTGGAGGCGCTGCTCAACTTCCAGACCATGGTGTCGGAGCTGACCGGCATGGAGGTCGCCAACGCGTCCATGCTGGACGAGGCGACCGCGGCGGCCGAGGCCATGACGCTGTTGCAGCGGGCCAACCGCAAGTCCAAGTCGGTGCGGCTGCTGGTCGACACCGATCTGTTCCCGCAGACCCGGACCGTGCTCGAGACCCGGGCCGAGCCGCTCGGCATCGAGATCGTCGAAGCCGATCTCGCCGGAGGCGTGCTGCCCGAAGGCGAGTTCTTCGGTGTGCTGTTGCAGCAGCCGGCCGCCTCGGGGCGAATCATCGACGCCAAGCCCGTAATCGATGCCGCACACGAGCGGGGTGCGCTGGTCGCTGTCGGTGCGGACCTGCTCGCGATGACGCTGATCACCCCGCCCGGCGAGCAGGGCGCGGACGTCTGTTTCGGCACCACACAGCGTTTCGGTGTGCCGCTCGGTTTCGGCGGGCCGCACGCCGGTTACCTCGCGGTGCATTCGGCGCACGCGCGGCAGCTGCCGGGCCGCCTGGTGGGCGTCTCGGTCGACGCCGACGGCAACACCGCCTACCGGCTCGCGCTGCAGACCCGTGAGCAGCACATTCGCCGCGAGAAGGCGACCTCGAACATCTGCACCGCCCAGGTGCTGCTGGCCATCGTGGCCGCCATGTACGCCTCCTACCACGGTCCGGAAGGACTGCGGAACATCGCGCGCCGCGTGCACGGGCACGCCCAGTGGCTGGCCGCCGGGCTCGGCGACGCGGTCGTGCATCAGAGCTTCTTCGACACCGTGCTGGTGAAGGTGCCGGCCGGTGCGGAGACCATCGTGGCCAAGGCGAAGGGCGCGGGCATCAACTTGCGCCTGGTCGACGCCGATCACGTCGCCATCGCCTGCGACGAGGTGACCACCGACGGTCATGTGGTCGCCGTGCTGGACTGCTTCGGCGCGGAGGTCCCGGTCGGGCCGGAAGGCGCGCTGTTCCACGGCAAGCCGCGCCCGCACATCGAGAACCGCACCTCGGAGTTCCTGACCGCGCCGGCGTTCACCCGCCACCACACCGAGACCGCCATGCTGCGGTACCTGCGCTCGCTGTCCGACAAGGATATCGCCTTGGACCGCAGCATGATTCCGCTCGGCTCGTGCACCATGAAGCTCAACGCCACCGCCGAGATGGAGCCCATCACCTGGCCCGGCTTCAGCCGCGTGCACCCGTACGCGCCGGTCGAAGACGCCCCCGGCCTGCGCAAGCTGATCGCGGATCTGGAGGGCTGGCTCTGCGATGTCACCGGATACGACCGAGTCTCGTTGCAGCCCAACGCCGGTAGCCAGGGCGAGTACGCGGGCCTGCTCGCCATCCGCCGCTACCACCTGGATCGTGGTGACACCCACCGCGATACCTGCCTGATCCCGTCCAGCGCGCACGGCACCAACGCCGCCTCGGCCGCCATGGTCGGGATGCGGGTGGAGGTCGTGAAGTGCCGCGAGAACGGCGATATCGACCTCGACGACCTGCGCGCCAAGATCGCCGACCACGCCGAGCGGCTGGCCTGCATCATGATCACCTATCCGTCCACGCACGGCGTGTACGAGCACGAGGTCGCCGAACTGTGCGCCCTGGTGCACGAGGCGGGCGGTCAGGTCTACGTCGATGGCGCGAACCTGAATGCTCTTGTCGGCCTTGCCCGTCCGGGTAAGTTCGGCGGCGATGTCAGCCACCTGAACCTGCACAAGACCTTCTGCATCCCGCACGGTGGCGGCGGCCCCGGCGTGGGCCCGGTCGCGGTGCGCGAACACCTCGCCAAGTACCTGCCCGGCAATCCCTTGGAGGCCGGTTCGCACGCGGTGTCGGCGGCCGAATTCGGTTCCGCCTCAATCCTTCCCATCACCTGGGCCTACATCCGGATGATGGGCGCCGACGGCCTGCGCCGCGCCACCCTCACCGCCATCGCCTCGGCCAACTACATCGCCAAGCGCCTCGATGAGCACTTCCCGGTGCTCTACACCGGCGACAACGGCATGGTCGCGCACGAGTGCATCCTGGACCTGCGTGAGATCACCAAGCGCACCGGCGTCACCGTCGACGATGTGGCGAAGCGGTTGGCCGACTACGGTTTCCACGCGCCGACCATGAGCTTCCCGGTGGCGGGCACGCTGATGGTGGAGCCGACCGAGTCGGAGAACCTCGAGGAGATCGACGCGTTCTGCGATGCCATGATCGCGATCCGGGGTGAGATCGATCAGGTCGGGTCCGGGGTGTGGCCGGTCGAGGACAACCCGCTGCGCGGCGCGCCGCATACGGCGGAATGCCTTGTGGGCGAATGGGATCACCCGTACAGCCGGGAGACCGCGGTGTACCCGCGCGGTGTCGGCCACGCGCGCGCGAAGGTGTGGCCGTCCGTGCGCCGCATCGACGGCGCCTACGGTGACCGCAACCTGGTGTGCTCGTGCCCGCCGATGGAAGACTACGAGGACTGA
- a CDS encoding bifunctional nuclease family protein, protein MSEMRVIGIRVEQPQNQPVLLLREVSGDRYLPIWIGQAEATAIVLEQEGVTPIRPLTHDLIKTLISKLGHTLKEVRIVDLQEGTFYADLVFENGLRISARPSDSVAIALRVGCPIYAEEPVLEEAGLVMPDEKEDEVEKFKEFLESVSPDDFKATDS, encoded by the coding sequence ATGAGTGAAATGCGGGTCATCGGCATTCGTGTCGAGCAGCCACAGAATCAGCCCGTGCTGCTGCTCCGCGAGGTGTCGGGTGATCGTTATCTGCCGATCTGGATAGGTCAGGCGGAGGCGACAGCCATCGTGCTCGAGCAGGAGGGGGTGACCCCGATCCGGCCGTTGACGCACGATCTGATCAAGACGCTGATCTCCAAGCTGGGGCACACCCTCAAAGAGGTACGGATCGTGGATCTGCAAGAGGGCACCTTCTATGCGGATCTGGTCTTCGAGAACGGCCTGCGGATCTCCGCGCGGCCCTCGGACTCGGTTGCCATCGCCTTGCGGGTGGGTTGCCCCATCTACGCCGAGGAACCGGTGCTCGAGGAGGCCGGGCTGGTGATGCCGGACGAGAAAGAAGACGAGGTGGAGAAGTTCAAGGAGTTCCTCGAATCGGTCTCTCCGGACGACTTCAAAGCCACGGACAGCTAG
- a CDS encoding TetR/AcrR family transcriptional regulator, with the protein METQRRPGGRSARVRDAVRQATLVEVTQRGYQGLTVENVAKRSGVHKTSIYRRWGSPEGLVADALQLAATEPIPIPDTGNIVDDLRALAEAVRAGFASPQGGAIGCAFILAGMQNPAAATALHSFIAARRRQALVIVDRAVERGELSESVDGEELIRFALAPIYYRIFVTHEPPTKEDAVKSADAALAAARAGVL; encoded by the coding sequence GTGGAGACCCAGCGCCGTCCTGGTGGCCGTAGTGCTCGCGTCCGGGACGCGGTCCGGCAGGCGACGCTGGTGGAAGTGACCCAGCGCGGCTATCAAGGTCTGACGGTCGAGAATGTGGCCAAGCGCTCGGGCGTGCACAAGACCTCGATCTATCGCCGCTGGGGCAGCCCGGAGGGGTTGGTCGCCGACGCCTTACAGCTGGCCGCCACCGAACCCATCCCGATCCCCGACACCGGCAACATTGTCGACGACCTGCGCGCCCTCGCCGAAGCGGTCCGCGCCGGTTTCGCCAGCCCACAGGGCGGGGCGATCGGGTGCGCGTTCATCCTCGCGGGCATGCAGAATCCCGCCGCGGCTACGGCGCTGCACTCTTTCATCGCCGCGCGGCGTCGGCAAGCCCTGGTGATCGTCGACCGCGCGGTGGAGCGCGGCGAACTATCCGAGAGCGTCGACGGCGAGGAACTGATCCGCTTCGCGCTCGCGCCGATCTACTACCGGATCTTCGTGACCCACGAACCGCCGACCAAAGAGGACGCGGTCAAGTCCGCCGACGCCGCCTTGGCGGCCGCGCGCGCCGGAGTGCTCTGA
- a CDS encoding MerR family transcriptional regulator — protein MAEQTQDDVVQPGLFPDDSVPDDLVGYRVPSACQVAGITYRQLDYWARTGLVVPSIRGAAGSGSQRLYSFKDILVLKIVKRLLDAGISLQNIRIAVDHLRDRGVADLAGITLFSDGTTVYECTSAEEVVDLLQGGQGVFGIAVSGAMKELTGAIANFPAERASTVTERPEDELSYRRKARLNRNVG, from the coding sequence GTGGCAGAGCAAACGCAGGATGATGTCGTACAGCCTGGCCTGTTCCCGGACGACTCGGTGCCCGATGATCTGGTCGGTTACCGGGTGCCCAGCGCCTGCCAGGTCGCCGGAATCACCTACCGGCAGCTCGACTACTGGGCACGAACCGGGCTGGTCGTGCCGTCCATCCGGGGCGCCGCGGGGTCGGGGTCGCAGCGGCTGTACTCGTTCAAGGACATCCTGGTCCTCAAGATCGTGAAGCGGCTGCTGGACGCCGGTATCTCGCTCCAGAACATCCGGATCGCCGTCGATCACCTGCGTGACCGCGGCGTGGCGGATCTGGCCGGGATCACCCTGTTCTCCGACGGCACCACGGTCTACGAGTGCACCTCCGCCGAAGAAGTCGTCGATTTACTGCAGGGCGGACAGGGCGTGTTCGGCATCGCCGTCAGCGGCGCCATGAAAGAGCTCACCGGCGCGATCGCGAACTTCCCCGCGGAGCGCGCGTCCACGGTCACCGAGCGCCCCGAGGACGAGCTGTCCTACCGGCGTAAGGCCAGGCTCAACCGCAACGTCGGCTGA
- a CDS encoding FHA domain-containing protein, with translation MSENKDPGYQETAAETTSVFRADFLNEVDASRSAEATGEQPVQGVEGLPVGAALLVVKRGPNAGSRFLLDQPTTSAGRHPDSDIFLDDVTVSRRHAEFRQDDDTFQVVDVGSLNGTYVNREPVDSSELQNGDEVQIGKFRLVFLTGPRAQVNEPSAGAGSL, from the coding sequence GTGAGCGAGAACAAAGACCCGGGTTACCAGGAGACCGCGGCCGAGACGACGTCGGTCTTCCGTGCGGATTTCCTGAACGAGGTCGACGCGTCGCGCTCCGCAGAGGCGACCGGCGAGCAGCCGGTCCAAGGGGTCGAGGGTCTGCCGGTGGGTGCTGCCCTCTTGGTCGTCAAGCGCGGCCCGAACGCGGGCTCGCGGTTCCTGCTGGACCAGCCGACCACCTCGGCCGGCCGCCACCCCGACAGTGACATCTTTCTCGACGACGTCACCGTCAGCCGTCGGCACGCCGAGTTCCGGCAGGACGACGACACGTTCCAGGTGGTCGATGTGGGCAGCCTGAACGGCACCTACGTCAACCGCGAACCGGTGGACTCCTCGGAGCTGCAGAACGGCGACGAAGTGCAGATCGGCAAGTTCCGGCTCGTGTTCCTCACCGGGCCGCGCGCGCAGGTCAACGAGCCGTCGGCAGGTGCGGGCAGCTTATGA
- a CDS encoding CDP-alcohol phosphatidyltransferase family protein: protein MALRARLGYARAVTTEPTGLRAVLADRIVTVPNVLSVIRLLGVPLFLWLLLVKHADGWAFALLVASGVTDFLDGKLARLLDQASRLGALLDPFVDRLYLVTTLLAFVIRDLIPWWVAVILVARDLVLTVTLSVYKRRDLDPPEVIYLGKAATFALMSALPWLLAGQMDWALAGFSRAFGGAFLVWGTVVYVWTGILYVAKAVAVARAIPASAHPTR from the coding sequence CGGCCTGCGCGCGGTCCTCGCCGACCGCATCGTGACCGTCCCGAACGTGCTGAGCGTGATCCGGCTGCTCGGTGTCCCGCTGTTCCTGTGGTTGCTACTGGTGAAGCACGCCGATGGCTGGGCATTCGCGCTGCTCGTCGCCAGCGGCGTCACCGACTTCCTGGACGGCAAACTCGCCCGCCTGCTGGATCAGGCCTCGCGCCTGGGCGCGCTGCTGGATCCGTTCGTGGACCGGCTGTATCTGGTGACCACGTTGCTGGCCTTCGTGATCCGCGATCTGATCCCGTGGTGGGTAGCGGTGATCTTGGTCGCTCGCGACCTCGTTCTCACCGTCACATTGTCGGTCTACAAACGCCGCGATCTGGATCCGCCCGAGGTGATCTACCTGGGCAAAGCCGCCACCTTCGCGCTGATGTCGGCGCTGCCCTGGCTGCTGGCCGGTCAAATGGATTGGGCCCTGGCGGGTTTCAGCCGAGCCTTCGGTGGGGCATTCCTGGTCTGGGGCACGGTGGTGTACGTCTGGACCGGCATCCTCTACGTGGCCAAGGCCGTTGCGGTAGCGCGAGCGATACCTGCTTCGGCGCACCCCACCCGGTAG
- a CDS encoding MerR family transcriptional regulator — protein sequence MSIGSVLDLLRPDFPDITISKIRFLEAEGLIRPERTPSGYRRFSVADTERLRFVLTAQRDQYLPLKVIKEQLEAIDKGAATLGVREARARASAVPDTDTRLAAPRKFGVVPGEVSPEELRFDHEIRLTRADLLSQAEIDEPFLNDLIRANLIVPGAAGYFDADAVTLARTAHAMAEFGLEARHLRAFKLAADREAALVAQIAAPIAKSRDAGARARAEETVRELAALSLTLHTCLVKASVRNSLGN from the coding sequence ATGTCGATCGGCTCCGTGCTCGACCTGCTGCGACCCGATTTTCCGGACATCACCATCTCGAAGATCAGGTTCCTCGAAGCCGAGGGCTTGATCCGGCCCGAACGCACGCCGTCGGGCTATCGCAGATTCTCGGTCGCGGATACCGAACGACTCAGATTCGTGCTGACCGCTCAGCGTGACCAGTATCTGCCGTTGAAGGTGATCAAGGAACAGCTCGAAGCGATCGACAAGGGTGCGGCGACGCTCGGTGTGCGGGAAGCCCGCGCCCGGGCGTCTGCCGTCCCGGACACCGACACCCGCCTCGCCGCACCGCGCAAATTCGGCGTGGTGCCCGGCGAGGTCTCGCCGGAGGAACTGCGCTTCGATCACGAAATCCGGCTCACCAGAGCGGATTTGCTGTCCCAGGCCGAGATCGACGAGCCGTTCCTGAACGATCTGATCCGCGCCAACCTGATCGTCCCCGGCGCCGCGGGCTACTTCGACGCCGATGCGGTGACGCTGGCCCGGACCGCTCACGCCATGGCCGAATTCGGGTTGGAGGCACGACATCTGCGTGCGTTCAAGCTCGCCGCGGACCGTGAGGCCGCCCTGGTCGCGCAGATTGCTGCGCCGATAGCGAAAAGTCGCGACGCCGGTGCGCGCGCCCGGGCCGAGGAAACCGTGCGGGAGCTGGCGGCGCTGTCGCTGACCTTGCATACCTGCCTGGTCAAGGCCTCGGTACGGAACTCTTTGGGTAACTGA
- a CDS encoding WhiB family transcriptional regulator, with protein MTVRTELRRAVGDVTEPTLADLLPLSDTRDWHRAACRGDSNHDAWFPYPSEDFEYARGICAGCPIRQACGEFAAETGQSGVWGGHEFDRGRMIRE; from the coding sequence ATGACCGTCCGAACCGAGCTGAGACGTGCCGTCGGCGACGTCACCGAACCGACCCTGGCGGACCTGCTCCCACTCTCGGACACCCGGGACTGGCATCGGGCCGCCTGCCGCGGCGACTCGAACCACGACGCCTGGTTCCCGTACCCGTCGGAGGACTTCGAGTACGCGCGCGGTATCTGCGCCGGCTGCCCCATCCGTCAGGCCTGTGGTGAATTCGCCGCCGAGACCGGGCAATCCGGTGTCTGGGGCGGGCACGAGTTCGACCGCGGCCGCATGATCCGCGAGTGA
- a CDS encoding VWA domain-containing protein, with amino-acid sequence MGTHRSGARSRGVSKGPVIAVVAVLLLAGAVFAWFQLSDRAAQENTAAASECVEGDATLFVTVDPDIEAPVRAVADKYNASKPQVRDHCAKVVVTARPSADMVAGLTAGGAWNGVLGPQPALWIPSSSRSVEAARVPGLIEGDPTPIAASPIVLAVPEELRQALDKAQTTWADLPRLQQGSLSAIGVPNWAGLKLALPAGDATLAVATAVAAATSGTDPLTEQAAQTGQVVSAVSGIAAGAPDADTTTALTTIAAPQPAKAAIHAVPATEQQVQAHGGAAIFRPIGSAPVADHPAAMMSGQWVDQTQNLIASVFAEYLRAPEQAQFFTTAGFTTAPPATGPGASRAALEKVRATLDNPVLGVQSTVLLDTSSSMSTIDGSATRLATVIGALKSTMNVMPPDFGLGVWAFAKNLDGTTPYDVLTPTKALTDDHRTAVLTELDDVEAAESRTDQAYPTLLAAYRNAVTNYVAGKSNSILLVTDGPDDDSTITGQKLLADLTAAIDKSKPVRINIIVIGGAGTQTLQALAQQTGGTYTKLATSNDLSFGTAMVQALTTP; translated from the coding sequence GTGGGCACTCATCGCAGCGGAGCCAGATCCCGGGGCGTCAGCAAAGGTCCGGTTATCGCAGTGGTGGCCGTGTTGTTGCTGGCCGGGGCGGTTTTCGCGTGGTTTCAGCTAAGTGACAGAGCCGCGCAGGAGAACACTGCCGCGGCTTCGGAGTGCGTCGAGGGCGACGCGACACTGTTCGTCACCGTCGATCCGGATATCGAGGCGCCGGTGCGAGCCGTCGCCGACAAGTACAACGCGTCCAAGCCGCAGGTGCGTGATCACTGCGCGAAAGTAGTGGTGACCGCGCGGCCTTCGGCTGACATGGTGGCCGGGCTGACCGCGGGCGGCGCCTGGAACGGCGTGCTCGGGCCGCAGCCCGCGCTCTGGATTCCGAGCTCCTCGCGGTCCGTCGAGGCCGCGCGCGTGCCCGGCCTGATCGAGGGCGACCCGACGCCGATCGCGGCCAGCCCGATCGTGCTCGCCGTCCCCGAAGAACTACGTCAGGCGCTCGACAAGGCGCAGACCACCTGGGCGGATCTGCCTCGCCTGCAACAGGGTTCGCTCAGCGCGATCGGCGTGCCGAACTGGGCTGGGCTGAAGCTGGCGCTGCCCGCCGGGGACGCCACCCTGGCCGTCGCCACCGCTGTCGCCGCGGCGACCTCGGGCACCGACCCGCTCACGGAGCAGGCCGCGCAAACCGGGCAGGTCGTCTCCGCTGTCTCCGGGATCGCCGCGGGAGCACCCGACGCCGACACCACGACCGCGCTGACCACGATCGCCGCGCCGCAACCCGCGAAGGCCGCGATCCACGCGGTCCCCGCCACCGAACAGCAGGTGCAGGCCCACGGTGGCGCCGCGATCTTCCGCCCGATCGGTTCCGCGCCGGTGGCCGACCATCCGGCCGCGATGATGTCGGGCCAGTGGGTCGATCAAACCCAGAATCTCATTGCCAGCGTGTTCGCCGAATATCTGCGCGCCCCCGAACAGGCACAGTTCTTCACTACCGCCGGGTTCACCACCGCCCCGCCCGCGACCGGTCCCGGTGCATCCCGGGCCGCGCTGGAGAAGGTGCGCGCCACCCTCGACAACCCCGTGCTCGGCGTGCAATCCACCGTTCTGCTCGACACCTCGTCCTCCATGTCGACCATCGACGGCTCGGCCACCCGCCTGGCCACCGTGATCGGCGCGCTGAAGTCGACCATGAACGTGATGCCGCCCGATTTCGGTCTCGGCGTCTGGGCTTTCGCGAAGAACCTCGACGGAACCACCCCGTATGACGTGCTGACCCCGACCAAAGCGCTAACCGACGACCACCGCACCGCCGTCCTCACCGAACTCGACGACGTCGAGGCCGCCGAATCCCGCACCGACCAGGCCTACCCGACCCTGCTGGCGGCCTACCGCAACGCCGTCACCAATTACGTGGCGGGCAAGAGTAATTCGATCCTGCTCGTCACCGACGGCCCCGACGACGATTCCACGATCACCGGCCAGAAGCTGCTCGCCGACCTCACCGCCGCCATCGACAAATCGAAGCCGGTGCGCATCAACATCATCGTCATCGGCGGCGCGGGCACGCAAACCTTGCAGGCACTGGCCCAGCAAACCGGGGGCACCTACACCAAACTCGCCACCTCCAACGACCTCAGCTTCGGGACCGCGATGGTGCAGGCACTTACGACACCGTAA
- the gcvH gene encoding glycine cleavage system protein GcvH, whose amino-acid sequence MTELPDDLRYTEDHEWVRRTTPTRVRVGITDYAQSQLGDVVFVQLPEADVDAAAGDSIAEVESTKSVSDIYAPLAAKVVAVNQVLVEAPETLNTDPYGDGWMFELEVDDAEALDKTLAELLDSAGYQGVIGG is encoded by the coding sequence GTGACCGAACTGCCCGACGATCTGCGCTACACCGAGGACCACGAGTGGGTGCGCCGCACGACCCCCACCCGGGTCCGGGTCGGCATCACCGATTACGCCCAATCGCAGCTCGGCGACGTGGTGTTCGTGCAGCTGCCCGAAGCGGATGTCGATGCCGCCGCCGGTGACAGCATCGCGGAAGTCGAGTCGACCAAGAGCGTGTCCGACATCTACGCTCCGCTGGCCGCGAAAGTCGTTGCGGTGAACCAGGTCCTGGTCGAAGCCCCGGAGACGCTGAACACCGATCCCTACGGTGACGGCTGGATGTTCGAGCTGGAGGTCGACGACGCCGAGGCACTCGACAAGACGCTTGCCGAATTGCTGGATTCCGCAGGTTATCAAGGAGTTATCGGGGGCTGA